In Gemmobacter sp., the sequence CGCATCTGCTGGCGCTGGGGAATGCGGCCTATCGCGACTGGGCGCAAACCAACCTGACCGACCATCGCAACGCGCAATATGCCATCGTCACCGTCAGCCTTAAGGCGCATGGCCAGACCCCCGGCGATGCCACCAGCGCGCAGATGCGCGTGCTGGCCGAGCTGGCGGAAACCTATGGCCATGACGAGCTGCGCATCAGCCATGAACAGAACGTCATCCTGCCGCATGTCCACAAGGGCGACCTGCCCGCCGTCTGGGCCGCGCTGACCGAAGCCGGCCTTGCCACCGCCAACGTGGGCCTGCTCTCGGACATCATCGCCTGCCCCGGCATGGATTACTGCGCGCTGGCCACCGCCCGCAGCATCCCCGTGGCGCAGGAACTGGCGACGCATTTCCGCGACATCGGGCTGGAACGCGAAATCGGCCAGCTGAAGATCAAGATCTCGGGCTGCATCAACGCCTGCGGGCATCACCATGTCGGCCATATCGGCATTCTGGGTCTGGACCGCGCGGGGGTGGAAAACTACCAGATCACGCTCGGGGGCGATGCCACCGAAAACGCCGCCATCGGCGAACGCGCCGGCCCCGGCTTTGCCTATGACCAGATCGTGCCCGCCATCGAACGCCTGCTGCGCGCCTATCTGGCCCACCGCGACGGCGCGCAGGAAACCTTTGCCGATGCGTTCCGCCGCCTTGGCCCGACCCCCTTCAAGGAGGCGCTCTATGGCGCTGCCGAACGCAATGCCGCGTGATCTGCACGGATCGGGCGCCGGGCTTGCCCCGGTGGCCGACCGCGTCGCGGCCCTGAACGCCCGCTACCGCCACCACGGCGCGGTGGCGGTGCTGGAACATGCCCTGAACGACCCCGACCTGGGGCGGGTTTCGCTGGTGTCGTCCTTCGGGGCGGAATCGGTGGTGCTGCTGCACCTCGTCTCGGTGGTGGCGCCGGAAACCCCGGTGCTGTTCATCGACACGCGGATGCTGTTCCCCGAAACGCTGGCCTATCAGCGCGACATCGCCGAACGGCTGGATCTGCGCGACATCCGGGTGATCCGCGCGGGCCTGACCGACCTGGCGGTGACCGACCCCGACGGCACGCTGAACAGCCGCGATACCGACGCCTGCTGCGACCTGCGCAAGACCGTGCCGCTGGACCGCGCGCTGTCGGGCTTCGACGCCTGGATCACCGGGCGCAAGCGCTATCAGGGCACCACCCGCGCCGCGCTGGACTTTTTCGAGGCCGAGGCCGGCACCGGTCGCATCAAGGTCAACCCGCTGGCCCACTGGGGCAAGGAAGACGTGGCCGACTACATGCTGAACAACCGCCTGCCGCGCCACCCGCTGGTGGCCCAGGGCTACCCCAGCATCGGCTGCGCGCCTTGCACCAGCCGCGTGAAACCCGGCGAGGACGAACGCGCCGGCCGTTGGCGCGGGTCCGACAAGACCGAATGCGGCATCCATTTCATCGACGGCCGCATCGTGCGCGGCCCCCTCAAGGACACGGCAGCATGAGCATCCTGGTTACCGATGCGGGCTTCGCCCCCGAAGCGGCCGCCCCCGCCACCATCGCGCTGGCCGACCTGGCCGACCATCCGCAGGCCCGCGCCGTCGATCTGGCCCCGGGCGACCGTGCCGCGGACCTGGACGGCCAGCTGCACCGGCTGGATCTGGTGCGCATCGCCTTTCCGGCCTTCAACGATGGCCGCGGCTTCACCCTGGCCCAGGATCTGCGCCGCATGGGCTTTGCCGGCCGGCTGCGCGCCCATGGCCATATCCTGGCCGACCAATATGCCATGGCCCGCCGCGTGGGCTTTGACGAGGTCGAAATCTCGGACGATCTTGCCGCGCGCCAACCCGCCGACCAATGGCGATACCGCGCCGATTGGCAGGCCCATGACCATAGGTCGCGGCTTTTCGCCTGATTTGGCGGTTCCCCTGCGCCGCGTCAGGGATTACATCTCGGATCAATGACCCAGCCCGGCGCAAGGCATTTTCGCTTTGACCCAAATATCCTGCGGGGGGTTGCCAACGGTTCGCCATCGGTTCCAGAACCGATTGGCAACGGGGTGCAAAACCCTCGGCCCCACCCACCACCCGGACCACCGGCAAGGACAGTTCGATGACCCAGACCGCCACCGCCGCAAAAACGCTCGTGATGCCCGATGCCCAGACCGTCACCAGCGTGACGCACTGGACCGACCGGCTGTTTTCCTTCCGCGTCACCCGCCCGCAATCGCTGCGCTTCCGGTCGGGCGAATTCGTGATGAT encodes:
- a CDS encoding phosphoadenylyl-sulfate reductase; its protein translation is MPRDLHGSGAGLAPVADRVAALNARYRHHGAVAVLEHALNDPDLGRVSLVSSFGAESVVLLHLVSVVAPETPVLFIDTRMLFPETLAYQRDIAERLDLRDIRVIRAGLTDLAVTDPDGTLNSRDTDACCDLRKTVPLDRALSGFDAWITGRKRYQGTTRAALDFFEAEAGTGRIKVNPLAHWGKEDVADYMLNNRLPRHPLVAQGYPSIGCAPCTSRVKPGEDERAGRWRGSDKTECGIHFIDGRIVRGPLKDTAA
- a CDS encoding DUF934 domain-containing protein, whose translation is MSILVTDAGFAPEAAAPATIALADLADHPQARAVDLAPGDRAADLDGQLHRLDLVRIAFPAFNDGRGFTLAQDLRRMGFAGRLRAHGHILADQYAMARRVGFDEVEISDDLAARQPADQWRYRADWQAHDHRSRLFA